The Eubacteriaceae bacterium Marseille-Q4139 genome has a window encoding:
- a CDS encoding ABC transporter ATP-binding protein yields the protein MFGKEFKRKYALTDQGLKNTKQGTFWTVLVNLITMGGVSILYLVMSAFMETLTEGKPLPGAVPVTGGVLLFVLLSFVTHYQQYRATYGLVYDEVRATRLGLAERLRRLPLGYFGKRDLADLTETIMGDVNRMEHVWSHVLGYLYGAYISTAVIAVCLLFYDWRLAVACLWGVPVAFGLLFGSRKMAGRSAERTKKAAVRVSDGIQEALENIREIRASNQEERYLEALNKKIDDHERVTIRGELGTGIFVNAASVIMRLGVATTILVGADLILSGSIDFMLFFLFLMVITRVYAPFDQSLALIAEMFVSQVSADRMNEIYETPIAEGADEFHPQGHDIVFEHVCFSYDKKEVLHDVSFTAKEGEVTALVGPSGSGKSTCARLAARLWDVSKGTIKVGGVDISGVDPEVLLRDYSMVFQDVVLFDDTVMENIRLGKHGASDEEVRAAARAANCDEFVRRLPKGYDTPIGENGAKLSGGERQRISIARALLKNAPIVLLDEATASLDVENETKVQGALSRLLAGKTVLVIAHRMRTVEAADKIVVLADGKVAEEGSPAGLMEKGGLYRRMAELQRQSAEWRLK from the coding sequence ATGTTTGGGAAAGAGTTTAAACGGAAATATGCGCTGACTGACCAGGGACTGAAAAATACGAAGCAGGGCACCTTCTGGACGGTTCTCGTCAATCTGATTACCATGGGCGGCGTCAGCATCCTGTATCTTGTCATGAGCGCTTTCATGGAAACCCTGACGGAGGGAAAGCCGCTTCCCGGCGCAGTCCCTGTAACCGGCGGCGTGCTCTTATTTGTCCTTTTGTCATTTGTGACCCATTACCAGCAGTACAGGGCCACCTACGGTCTGGTGTACGACGAGGTCAGGGCCACGCGCCTCGGGCTGGCGGAGCGGCTTCGCAGGCTTCCTCTCGGCTACTTCGGAAAGCGGGATCTGGCAGACCTGACGGAAACCATCATGGGGGATGTGAACCGCATGGAGCACGTCTGGTCGCATGTACTGGGGTATCTGTACGGCGCATACATTTCCACGGCTGTCATCGCCGTCTGCCTGCTTTTTTATGACTGGAGACTGGCCGTCGCCTGCCTGTGGGGCGTGCCGGTGGCCTTCGGCCTGCTGTTCGGCAGCCGGAAAATGGCCGGGCGGAGCGCCGAACGGACAAAAAAGGCGGCCGTCCGCGTCTCCGACGGAATCCAGGAGGCCCTTGAAAATATCCGGGAAATCCGGGCCTCCAACCAGGAGGAACGGTATCTGGAAGCACTGAATAAGAAGATCGACGACCATGAAAGGGTCACGATCCGGGGCGAGCTTGGCACCGGGATTTTCGTCAATGCCGCAAGCGTCATCATGCGCCTCGGCGTGGCGACAACCATCCTTGTGGGCGCAGACTTGATCCTTTCCGGAAGCATTGATTTCATGCTGTTCTTCCTGTTCCTGATGGTAATCACGCGCGTTTACGCACCTTTTGATCAGAGCCTGGCGCTGATTGCGGAAATGTTCGTTTCCCAGGTGTCGGCAGACCGCATGAATGAGATTTATGAAACGCCCATTGCAGAGGGCGCGGACGAGTTCCATCCCCAGGGCCATGACATTGTGTTTGAGCATGTATGCTTTTCCTACGATAAAAAGGAGGTTCTCCATGACGTGAGCTTTACGGCGAAGGAGGGCGAGGTGACGGCCCTGGTGGGCCCCTCCGGCTCGGGAAAAAGTACCTGCGCCCGTCTGGCGGCGAGGCTCTGGGATGTCTCCAAAGGCACCATCAAGGTGGGAGGCGTAGATATTTCCGGGGTGGATCCGGAGGTGCTCCTTCGGGATTATTCCATGGTTTTTCAGGATGTGGTGCTGTTTGACGATACGGTGATGGAAAACATCCGCCTGGGAAAGCACGGCGCCTCGGATGAAGAGGTGCGGGCCGCAGCCAGAGCAGCAAACTGCGACGAATTTGTCCGGCGTCTGCCAAAAGGGTATGATACGCCCATCGGGGAAAACGGCGCAAAGCTTTCCGGCGGGGAGCGGCAGCGGATTTCCATCGCAAGGGCGCTTCTTAAGAATGCACCCATTGTCCTTCTCGATGAGGCCACCGCAAGCCTCGATGTGGAGAATGAGACGAAAGTGCAGGGCGCCCTTTCTCGCCTCCTGGCAGGAAAGACCGTGCTGGTGATCGCCCACCGGATGCGGACGGTAGAGGCAGCGGATAAGATTGTTGTCCTGGCAGACGGGAAAGTGGCGGAGGAAGGCTCTCCGGCCGGGCTCATGGAAAAAGGCGGCCTGTACCGCCGGATGGCAGAGCTTCAGAGACAGAGCGCTGAGTGGCGGCTAAAGTAG
- a CDS encoding LysR family transcriptional regulator: protein MMMNRNLELFLRAAEYRSITQAARALYVTQPAVSNAIAKLEAELDVRLFYRDKRNGLLLTDAGEKILLLAKQMEDLDNRIFQTAYKANHLIEGRLRIAALTSLVSTVLSKALKEYRSAFPGVTVEIREGTPKDIFRMTEEHDVDFAVSCSPFGRFDAIPLRRDRIAAMLPGEYPGLSAVDLNAPPDLLIINRPAYDTIQEQLRRPLPSEQILLVQTAETAVQMVLDGVGIGILSEYTMDTLAAGYQKYPVAPEISFDIGVFANDIHDMTPAAQEFLNRIPLVFSSEYAG from the coding sequence ATGATGATGAATCGAAATCTGGAACTGTTTCTCAGGGCTGCCGAATACAGGAGCATTACCCAGGCAGCCAGAGCCCTGTACGTCACACAGCCGGCCGTCAGCAACGCCATTGCAAAGCTGGAGGCGGAGCTGGACGTCCGGCTGTTCTACCGCGACAAAAGGAATGGCCTGCTTTTGACCGATGCGGGAGAAAAAATTCTGCTTCTGGCAAAGCAGATGGAGGATCTGGACAACCGGATTTTTCAGACGGCCTACAAGGCAAATCATCTGATCGAAGGCCGCCTGCGGATTGCCGCTCTGACGTCCCTCGTGTCGACTGTCCTCTCGAAAGCGCTGAAGGAATACCGCAGCGCCTTCCCAGGCGTAACCGTTGAAATCCGGGAGGGCACGCCAAAGGATATTTTCCGCATGACCGAAGAGCACGACGTGGATTTTGCCGTCTCCTGTTCCCCTTTCGGGCGGTTCGACGCCATCCCGCTGCGCCGCGACCGCATAGCCGCCATGCTGCCGGGGGAATATCCCGGCCTGTCTGCGGTGGATTTAAACGCCCCGCCGGATCTTCTGATTATCAACCGGCCGGCTTATGACACGATCCAGGAACAGCTCCGCCGTCCGCTTCCATCGGAACAGATTCTCCTGGTGCAGACGGCGGAAACGGCCGTCCAGATGGTCTTAGACGGCGTCGGAATCGGTATCCTGTCCGAATATACGATGGATACCCTGGCCGCCGGGTATCAAAAATATCCCGTCGCGCCGGAAATTTCCTTTGATATCGGCGTATTCGCAAACGACATCCACGACATGACGCCTGCGGCCCAGGAATTCCTGAATCGGATCCCTCTGGTTTTTTCTTCCGAATACGCCGGCTAA
- a CDS encoding SDR family oxidoreductase: MKTIFITGASSGIGRETARYFAGRGWRVIAAVRNPRKAEELTSLPNLVVMPLDLTKPEEIRETSRKALAEYDVDVLFNNAGYGMMGPFEMLPDEEIRRLFDTDVIGTMLVTKEFIPHFKKRRAGVILTTTSLAGIVALPRDGAYGAAKRAQQGMTESLYYELKPFGVKAAALIPGGTKTNFQTPVNILDGYEEPAARQREYLLDGGAEFPGPEEAAETVWEAVNDGKDQINYPADHVCRKLYDQYQSMKLEEFKLSFYSRIFGGREEKA; this comes from the coding sequence ATGAAAACAATTTTTATCACAGGTGCATCCTCCGGCATCGGCCGGGAAACAGCCAGGTATTTTGCAGGCCGCGGCTGGCGTGTGATTGCGGCAGTGAGAAATCCCAGGAAAGCGGAGGAACTGACATCCCTTCCAAACCTGGTTGTCATGCCTTTAGACTTGACGAAGCCGGAGGAGATCCGGGAAACCAGCAGGAAAGCCCTGGCGGAGTACGATGTGGATGTGCTGTTTAATAACGCGGGCTACGGCATGATGGGGCCGTTTGAAATGCTGCCGGATGAGGAGATCCGCCGTCTTTTCGATACGGATGTGATTGGCACAATGCTGGTGACGAAGGAATTCATTCCCCATTTTAAGAAACGGAGAGCCGGCGTTATCCTTACGACGACCTCCCTGGCCGGTATCGTCGCGCTGCCCCGCGACGGCGCTTATGGTGCGGCCAAGCGAGCGCAGCAGGGGATGACAGAATCCTTGTACTATGAGCTGAAGCCCTTCGGCGTCAAGGCAGCGGCCCTGATTCCCGGAGGCACGAAGACCAATTTCCAGACTCCTGTCAATATCCTGGACGGCTATGAGGAGCCGGCGGCCAGACAGAGGGAATATTTACTGGACGGCGGCGCTGAATTTCCGGGGCCCGAAGAAGCCGCAGAGACGGTATGGGAGGCTGTAAACGACGGAAAGGATCAGATCAACTATCCCGCAGACCATGTATGCAGGAAGCTTTACGACCAGTACCAGAGCATGAAGCTGGAGGAGTTTAAGCTTTCCTTTTACAGCCGCATTTTCGGCGGCAGAGAGGAGAAAGCATAA
- a CDS encoding protein-ADP-ribose hydrolase: MTHRERLIFLIQALLAEREEYTGIAIPSDYGEQKQLLRALMNVRPPQPIAPEILQIQDEYLQAEIASKGITELESLHEVQKGIYLWKGDITTLRVDAIVNAANSGMTGCYYPCHGCIDNAIHSFAGVQLRLECAKLMKRQGHDEPTGSAKITKAYNLPCGYVIHTVGPIVGHQPTPKDRETLISCYRSCMDLARQNHLQSIAFCCISTGEFHYPNREAAEIAVQTVQNYKRQAACPAKVVFNVFKDVDEQIYQSIFSS; the protein is encoded by the coding sequence ATGACGCACCGTGAGCGATTGATTTTTCTCATTCAGGCGTTGTTGGCAGAAAGGGAGGAATATACAGGCATCGCCATCCCTTCTGATTACGGCGAACAGAAACAACTGCTGCGGGCCTTGATGAATGTACGGCCGCCGCAGCCCATCGCCCCGGAGATTTTACAGATACAGGACGAATATCTGCAAGCGGAGATCGCCAGTAAGGGAATCACGGAATTGGAATCCTTGCATGAGGTTCAAAAAGGCATTTACCTGTGGAAAGGCGATATTACAACGCTGCGGGTAGATGCCATTGTGAATGCGGCGAACAGCGGCATGACAGGGTGCTATTATCCCTGCCACGGCTGTATTGATAATGCCATACACAGCTTTGCCGGTGTGCAGCTTCGTTTGGAATGTGCAAAGCTGATGAAACGGCAGGGGCATGACGAACCGACAGGAAGTGCGAAAATCACGAAAGCCTATAATCTCCCCTGCGGCTATGTGATTCATACCGTGGGGCCAATCGTAGGACACCAGCCAACGCCCAAAGACCGGGAAACGCTGATCTCCTGTTATCGCTCGTGTATGGATTTAGCCAGACAAAACCATTTGCAGAGCATCGCTTTCTGCTGTATTTCTACGGGAGAATTTCATTATCCCAATCGTGAGGCGGCAGAGATAGCGGTGCAAACCGTCCAAAATTATAAAAGGCAGGCGGCTTGCCCTGCAAAAGTTGTTTTCAATGTTTTCAAAGATGTGGACGAGCAAATTTATCAGTCTATTTTTTCTTCATAA